The Papio anubis isolate 15944 chromosome 1, Panubis1.0, whole genome shotgun sequence genome window below encodes:
- the CD48 gene encoding CD48 antigen isoform X1, with the protein MGSRGWNRCLALELLLLSLSLLAISIQGRLVHMTVVSGSNVTLNISESLPENYKQLTWFYTFDQKIVEWDSGKSKYFESKFKGRVRLDPQSGALYISKVQKEDNSTYIMRVLKKDGYEQEWKIKLQVLDPVPKPVIKIEKREDVDDNCYLKLSCVIPGESVNYTWYGELPKEIQNSVLETTLKPHKHSGCYTCQVSNSVSSKNDTFCFSPPCTAGKKDPWELRGAQGNWSSVERRKAGGSMQPPCTVLWSIPKVSGRAGRCGFCRQLYDQLPASSPHLRGTQCSHLQRTFDRDL; encoded by the exons ATGGGCTCCAGAGGTTGGAATCGGTGTCTGGCTCTGGAATTGCTACTGCTGTCTCTGTCACTCCTGGCGATCAGCATTCAAG GTCGCTTGGTACATATGACCGTGGTCTCCGGCAGCAATGTTACTCTGAACATCTCTGAGAGCCTGCCTGAGAACTACAAACAACTAACCTGGTTTTATACTTTCGACCAGAAGATTGTAGAATGGGATTCCGGAAAATCTAAGTACTTTGAATCCAAATTTAAAGGCAGGGTCAGACTTGATCCTCAAAGTGGTGCACTGTACATCTCTAAGGTCCAGAAAGAGGACAACAGCACCTACATCATGAGGGTGTTGAAAAAGGATGGGTATGAGCAAGAATGGAAGATCAAGCTGCAGGTGCTTG ACCCTGTACCCAAGCCTGTCATCAAAATTGAGAAGAGAGAAGATGTGGATGACAACTGTTATCTGAAACTGTCATGTGTCATACCTGGCGAGTCTGTAAACTACACCTGGTATGGGGAACTCCCGAAGGAGATCCAGAACAGTGTGCTTGAAACCACCCTTAAGCCACACAAACACTCCGGGTGTTATACTTGCCAAGTCAGCAATTCCGTGAGCAGCAAGAATGACACGTTCTGCTTCAGTCCACCCTGTACCGCGGGTAAGAAGGATCCCTGGGAGCTGAGGGGGGCACAGGGTAACTGGAGTTCTGTTGAACGAAGAAAGGCTGGGGGTTCTATGCAGCCTCCTTGCACGGTGTTGTGGTCAATCCCTAAGGTGTCTGGGAGAGCTGGGAGATGTGGGTTCTGTCGCCAGCTCTACGACCAACTCCCAGCCAGCTCACCTCACCTTCGTGGGACTCAGTGTTCTCACCTGCAAAGGACGTTTGACAGAGATCTCTGa